The Zingiber officinale cultivar Zhangliang chromosome 2A, Zo_v1.1, whole genome shotgun sequence genomic sequence ATATAACCAAACTAGCTTTCAGGTATGTAAAATAAAttcatattattaaatttaatatgttaCTCATAATTGTGAATTAGTTTATTCTTTGTTTTATTAGTAATCTATCGTATTAACATTTTTGCAGGATTGATTACTACTTGCTAGCTTAGGATTGGATTTTCTTTGCTAGATGGTGTTGCATTGTGTTTTTAAATTTCAGATGTTGTAGTACTATACAATCAGGTGTTTATGGTTGGAGATGTTTGGATATTTATCTTTGTTTTTTGATTGgatatttagtttaagttttgtgCTTGGATTAAGTTTTTTGTATGAATGTATTGTTATTTGGTGAGTTTTGTGTTGTTTGTATGTGATGGTTtagattattataaaatataaacaagGATGACTGCAAGAATAAAATTGTGCTGCTGAAATCTCTAggtattagagacggaattttaaaATTTCGTCTCTAATTTCTCCATGGAAAATACTCTTATAATGATATCTAGCGACGGAACTTTAATTTTCTGTCGCTGATTGCCCTGAAATTGTTTGAAATGTCGATGCCTTGTGACGGAATATTTaagttccgtctctaattagagacggaatatttaagtttcgtctctaattagagacggaacatTTAAggtccgtctctaattagagacggaatttaaatctcgtctctaattagagacggaatttaaaTGTTCTGTCTCTAATTAGAGATGTAATTTTAATCAAATCAAGGAGAGGATTTAATTGTTAGCGACTGATGATTAAATTCCCGTCTCTAATattttagagacggaatatatatTTCGTCGCTAAAGTTAGAGATGGAATATATATTCCGTTTCTAATTAGCGACGGAATttatattccgtctctaaataCAATCATCGACACAATTTGTATCGACGCAATGATTCCGTCGCTACTCAGTCGCTAAACTAGTTTAGCGACGGAATTTTCCGTCTCTAATGcaaaatttttttgtagtgtttagAGACGATTGATTAAATTCTCATGGATTTAAATTTCACAGTAGAACAGTAAAATTTTTTTCCACAATTGAGTTCATTTATTTTGTTGTTGAAAATTATTTGTGTTTATATAACTCAATTTGAATTGTTCAGGTaacaaattatattaaataattcaTCATTAAAGAATCACTTCTTTCTAAATTTGAAGTCGTGAGCAGCATTTAGCATGCAATCAAAACAAAGCTATAGGATAGATTTAAGCCTCATCAACTCAGACCTCATATCGTTTAAATTCAGAATCAGCCCTAGATCTGTAAAATGTTTAGATATATTACATGATGCGTACGTAAATTCTACGATCGTTTGATGAGGAACATAGGATTTTATTGAAATACCTTGAGGAAAACGTGACCTATATATTCAGAGTAGGGTGCAGGTTGTCTTTCACCATCGAAAATGAAGGGCATCTTGCATGCAAGTTAGGTGACCACATGAAGAGCTTGCCTTTACACTAAAGTAGGATATTAATGTTCTAGCAGCAGTTTTGCATGCAAGTGATCAAAACGTTGTCTCATCAACTAGATTTTGCTGCAAACGCAATCATTCTATAAATTCCTTTGCATTGGAACTTCTCTATGCTTCGTCAAAAAGCAATTTCACATAGGGACAAATGCAAGAAAAGAATCGTCTAGGTGTAGATCTCAGTACTGGATGAGTGAGTGGTTCAAGTACCTTGCCaaactttttttaaattttttatttgaaaaaatataaaatctgTGAGACAGACACGCTATTATTCATAtcgtattgaaaaaaaaaagaggcaaaAATATCACGTCCTAGTGCCTAACACCTGCTATGAACATTATACCTTGTATCGTCTTCTTTGTGCCTAGCATTTGCTTGGCTAATGGCTATGATGTCCAAATTTAAAAGCTATTCTAAAGTTATCTTTGTTCAAAATTTAGAGATTCTCAAGGATTGCACTTCATTATCACTTGACTCGTATTGAGCATCAGTGGCCCTGTTCTCAATATATGACACcgaataaaaatttcaaaaaataaaaaaagagaatATAGTAAAATGTCCCTTCCATTGTTCATAATTTAACGGCTCGTCCTCAATGAGAAATAAGAACATTCCATCAAGAAGTTCTTACAAAAATATAGGTTATATCAAGAGAAACAGGTAGTATATAATTAATACAAGATCCATAAACGCAGAGAAATAAAGCATGAAGAtgcatatatatatgaaaaaactAAGCTCATCCTAATATAATTAATGCCTGCTATTTGCCGTGCCAAGGTTGAGCCAGGATTGGCTGGATTCAGGATCGGCCTCAATGGCTGATGCAGGAAATCCACGGATTTGATAGGGTGCCTTAGCGCAGATCCTGCAAAAGAGTGGGAAAAACGGATTTATGATGAGCAAAGACTAAGCATGCACGAGGTTTGTCAGCAAATTAAACATACACACCTGTACTTCCTCTTCTCTAAGAATCTATGCAGGGAGTTCCTTCTGGCTAAGGGCATGTCTGCAACCCATgatcaaaaaaatatatttcattgGGCATTCTTTTCATATTGATTTCAAAACCTTCAGATTTGCTGATCATGGCATGACCAAATGCATGATTCCAAGATTGAATAATTACCCGATTCAATGGCCATGGACAGGCTAACTTGCAACGTCGCCGCCACCGGAGCAGCAGAGGAAGCCGGTAGAGAAGTTGAGTCAAGCTTGGGATGGCAATCCGCAGTGGAGAAACAAAAGTGTTGAGCTCCAATAGTATTCACTTTGCGTGCCATATGCATCAGATTCTTGGCTTTGTCTTGTGGATAATCGTCGAAAACCAGTACTCTGCCACCATAGAAGATGGTCAGCTGTCCCTTGGGCGTCAGCCTATAACAGTTAAACAAATTTTGATCTCCTTAACCTTTTTCAACGGCCATATCATATATATGAAATGAAATACTCGAGGCACGAATTAATCCAGCTCACTTGATTTCTGAATCAAAACCATAGTTATGGGGAAAGAGATCCGTCGATTTCAGAGGCTCTCTTTTTTGATGGTTCTCAGTTTGGTCTTCTCGAGACGCACCGACTCCAGGCAGCAAGTTCATGGTCGCTGTGGGTGCCAAAGATTTACCTAAAAACGTACGCCATATGTTTAACAACTAATCTGCGTTGTTCGAGTCATAAAtctgacgaagaagaagaagaaaatctgaCCTACTGGAGCCATGGGAAGAGCGAGACCGCGGAGGCTGCCCATCTCCTTCAAGTACTGGCTCAACAACCTGCATGTCTTAGAGAATTTGGGTTTCTGTCCCTTGTTACTCACCGTCGTCCTCTGATCCACCATCTCCCCGCTAGTTCGTTCGTGACTCGATCATTTCGGTTCCAGATTCCATATATCGGCAATACCGCAGGGTTCAAGCTGATTTATGACAATAACCCTGTGGCTGATGAGAAGCAGGGCACAGTGGAAAGAGATCGGAGAGGGAGTACTCGAGAATCACGTGGATTTTTTTTTGAAGTGGAAGGGATTAAAACAATGTCCAAAAGCAAGCAGCACGTTTTGGTTGCTTTAGCAGACAGAATCCAGCAGACAATAAGGAATGGGGTGGCTGCTCCTGCTGGCTGGGCGTATAAATTTTGCCATCATCTGGTCTGGATTCACGAGTTGAATGCAAGCCAGAGGCAATTAATTAATGCAAATCTACGCATGCATAAGTTCATTATCGACTTAAAAGATTGGATTTGATTACTTTGCCAGATTAagaattttcttttcaaatttggcaaattGAGGTTTGATCATGTGTTCGATTGAATCTTAACAAAGGAAAATGTATTGAGGTATGATGTTTACTTTTATTAACACAAACCGCTCAAATCCATCAGGTCTAAGCAATGTGGGCCATCTATGTGTCTAAAGAAGATATATTGATGTGTTTGACTATTCATGCTCACATTTTATAATTGGGTGGCCGAACTTTGACGTGTAATCTATTTAATCTAAACTCCAGTTGAGTTTAGGTCAAAATTTGACAACACATAATCTATACAGTGGTAAAAGATGATTTGTCCACCCTCAACTTCTTCATAAGTCCGTCCCTATATTAACACAAAAAGATAAATCATTGATGATTATTAGTCTTGGATAGTTGACCTATATAAATTGATTGAAGGAGGTCACTCattaataaacaaaaataaattattaaatataaataatatacaaattattttataaattatatatttataactaatatattaaattttataaaggTATATTATCTATAAAAGAATCATAAATATGTTGACGCATTTATGACCCGACCTACCTTGTTTATTTGTTAATTATAAACAATTCAATCCATTTATGATCTAATTAAGTGTATTTACCTCAAGCACACTGCACATAGTTGCAAAATTATAGATATTGTATACTTTTGCCACCCGACCTTAGCCTAGACCTCTTACTGATAGAAAGACTAAAAGTAAAGACTAAATTTTCATAAGACAATCTCGTTATTAACATATATcagaaataaataaaatactaCTGCATTTGATGAAGTTGGAGTTTCTCTAAAAGCTAGTTGTTTAAAGTTAGTTCTAAgtttgtttaaattttaaaagattgcTTAGACTTATTTGGGAGTTTGTTTATGTTGGTGAAATTGGGGAGATTGTGGTTCAATTGATTTCTAAGAATTTGACTCGAGTGGGAGGCTATAATTATATATGTAAGCATACGTAGTTGGACCGGTGACTTGAGTTGGATGGGTTCTAATGTTGATGGCAAAACCACCGATATATTTTTAAGTTTGACAAAAATTAATTTGGTATGGCTGATCTGACGTCAAATTTGCATATGCAAGATCTTGATAATAACTGTAAATGCAATTTAAAAGGTAAGGTCTTCATAAGTATAAAGCCTGGGAGGTTTAGCTCTTAGCAAAAGTCCAATAAGTCAAGGATAATAAAATGTTTGACAAGAAGTCATAGTGGTGGAACTTTCTAACAAGTGAAGACCCGATAGGTTAGGAATGATCTGGATGTTTGGCAAGAAGTCCTACAGAGTTAATTCCTCATAAGTGAAGTCCCAATAGATTAAAATGAACCAATTGTTTAACGAGAAGTTCTAGGGATGAAGCCTCCTCATATATGGAAGTCTTGGAGTTGGGACTCTTGGGAGTTTGGAGTCCTAGAAATGGATCTCTTGATAGGCTCAACCAATGCCGGAGCTAGGATTTGTAGCCTGCCCAGGCTACAAATGTCCTCCAAAGAGGCTAAAAACTCTCTTTTTCTACTTGGGAATTAAAAATCAATGCAAtcaatagataaaattaataCAACTTTAACTAGCACCTCGGGTTACAGCCTGGGTATCCTTAAGCCTGACTGGTTCAACACAATGTGAGATTCATCTGTGTCTGAAGAGATGTAGGCTTATTGAAGATCAGATGGTTAGCTAAAGGAGTCGTGAATAGCGCTTAACGCATGCAATTATGATTCTAATCACTCTTGCTAATTACTTCAGCAAGGTCATacaagttagcacaacataattaaaatatacaaaCAAGCAAGCATACCAAATCACTAACATAAGGCATTTATATGGTTTGATAGTCTGTAATCTCCTATCCTACGACCTATGATATGCTGGTGAATCACTCTTGTAAAGTCACTATTTTTCTCCTTCTTAATTAACTATCAAAGGTGGATAAATCTCTTACAATCTCAATGAATACAAAGGAATTACAAGGAGAATGAATAGAATAAATACAAGGCTCTAAGGGTGTTTAACCAACATAATTTCAACATCTCTTAAACTTCCAAATAAACTTCCTTTTATAGCCTTTGAATATTTTGATGTAAGTTTGTCCACCACTTAGCAGTTGACTGATCTATTGCCATAAGTTGTCTGCTCTTCTCAATTCGACCGTTTGTCACATTGCTCCCAATTGCTTTCCAAATGAACATTAGTTAACTGAAGACTTTTCAGCACTCAATTGATCCTATCCTAATCCCATCAATCGACTATCAAATTGATAGCTACAAATAAAACCATTATATGTTCACTAGCTCCTTAGACCCAATAGATCGTCTAGCGATGGAATACACATTCCAATTTAAACTCTGAATCCATTTGAGTATTATGTTTCTTAGTCACCAGTCGGCTAGTCTGCAATACCAATTGATTAATAAATCCTGATTACGACCTCTTAAGGTCGATTCTGCCTTATTAGTTGAGTCCACCCTTCTCCCCCATAAGTACAACTCATTCAACCAGTGACCCTACCTTGAAGCTCCTCTTCCTTCAGTCTCCACATCCTTGATGTATTCAAGCTCACGACTCCTATTCCTATTATCCTTAATGTCTTTGCCTTTGAAGTATGCTAGCTTCCTTCGGTTCTCATCCTTGATACCTTAATGCTCCTTGTCTTGTAGTTCCTCGGATGTGTAGGATCATTGCAATGCTAGGGCATGAAGAGCACACAGTCATTTCTCTCACGATATCATAGATGTAAGATGTAGCTAATACAAACACAATTAAATAACAACTAGAAAATGAGCAAACACACTAAACATAGAGAATACCAGATTTAACATGGTTCACAATCCTTAAGGCCGTAATGTCCATGTTTTAAGAGTCTTAGTAAAAAACCAATAATTTTCTCCTTTTCAACCTCAACCAAAGGCGGatgaacttagtttcttttttgTCTTACAAAGGATATAACAGTGAGAGTCaagggaaaatagaaaaaaatatatattttactaaGCTTGTCGCAGTAAGATGATCTCAATCTCCTTGCTGAGATGATTCTGATACAATCCTTCTCTGCATACATGAGCTGGAAGAAGGATGAAAGAGCGTTAGAGAACTAGATTTGTTGAAGAACGATCATAGGTTGTTTGAGAAATTATTTCTCATGAAAATCAGTAGTTTCGAAACTTTATGCTTACCACCATCACTCCATTGAATGTACACCTTTAGTCGACTAATATATATATCCATGATATGGTCAATATCACAAGATATATATGATATGTTTGTATCTTCAAGATCCTCATTAATCACCTCTCGTAATAACATCCAGTCGACTCCATACCAATCAATTTATTCCACAATTGACCTTTGAGTTTTCTATTTGATCCATTTGGTCTTCCGTTGAATCCCATAGTTGAGTGAGGATTCTTTTGTTTTCTCTAGAGTAGCGTTGGTGGACTTTCCGAGTCAACTTAAAAACTCTTTGTTTGCTTAGTTTTTATATTAGTTGACTTTACAAGTGACCTAGTAAGTGTTTGCCACATATAAAACTATGAATTCAAATAAAGTTGTGGTTATTGTCAACAATGACGGAGCCAGGAATAGTTTTTATATTAGTTGACTTTACAAGTGATCTAGCAACTGTTTGCCCCATATAAAACTATGAATTCAAATAAAGTTGTGGTTATTGTCATTGTCAACAATGACGGAGCCAGAATAGTAGTCCGCCCGGACTAAAAAGGTCATCTGAATGGGTCCCCGGGCTAAAAATTCTTTCTTtccatttgaaaattcaaaatgcATGGTGTGAATGGgtcaaattaacttaatcatCAACTAGCCCCCGGAGCTACATCGCGGGTAAGCTAATGCATGGCTCTGTCATTGATTGTCAATTGATAGCATATGACCACTAATTGATGTTGGTGTCAGAGTTGACCAAATTGATGAAACTCGATTGACCAAGTTCGAGTTGACACttattgagttttgatatttgagcaATTTGGTGAGCATGTTTGTGAAATTTGGTGAGCATATGTGAGCAATATGATAGTTGATTGAGTGagatgtcaagtaggtcaaagttgatcggaTATTTGACGGTGTCGAAATCCAACAAAGAGTTGACATGAGAAGAGAAGTCCAAGTTAATAATGACTGACCAGATATTTGGCATAGATAGGGTAGTTCAAGTGGGTCATAGTTGACCACTTGATAGTCGGAAGTCGAACAGGGAGTTAGCATGAGGTGTTGAGTCTAAGTGGATCATAGAAGATCAGACGCTTGGTGTGTGATGGATGGAAGTCTAAGTAGATCATGATTAACCTGACACTTAACAGCTGGAAGTCTAACAAGGAGCCAGTAAGGgagaaatccaagtggatcatagAGGATCAGACACTTGACATAAGATGTAAAGTTAGACACTTGGCATAAGATAAGAAGTACAAGTGGACCATGAAAAAATAAACACTTAGCAATGAAATCCTAACTGATCAACAGTGACCTGATGTTAGGCATGAAATGAGAAGTCTAAACAGAGAGTTTGGAACTAAACCACTCAATTTAACTCCTCGGGTACCAATCGATTACTAGAATCCAACAATAGATTATTGGCATTGTAGCATAAAACAGTAGGCTCCGTAATCAATTCTAGCAATCAATTGCTAGCACTTTAGCTGCAACTAAAGAGTTTGGAACTCGTTCCAGCAATAAAGTGTTCAGCTCTTAGCTAACCCACAAGCACTTCAATTGCTAAGTGTTTAGCTCCCAGTTGACTCTCTTGAACTTCACCTAATTCCCAACTAGGTTTGCCTAGTTTCCAATTAGGTTTTCCATCGTTTAGCCCCGTTAGAACTTTCATTGCTTAGTTTTCAACTATGTCTTCCACCGCCTAATCTCGCTAGGATTTCCATTGTATAGTTCCCAATTAGGTCTTTCACTACCTAGCCTCCTAGGACTTTTATTGCCTGGCtgtcaactaggactttcctttgtctagtcccactaggactttcactatctaattctcaactaggactttcctttgtctagtttcactaggacttttaccaccTAATTtctaactaggacttccctttgtCCAATCCTCCTAGAACTTTCCACCAACCACtaaatatctaaatttatttGGACTTCTACTCACTTCTAAGTTTCAAGTTAACCTTAATGTACTTGAACTTGTTCCTTAACGTACTTGAACTTGAAACTCATCTTGATCAACCCTAATGAAGTTCCTTTAAATATATTCTTCAAATTAAATCATCAAAATCTTAGAGGTCAATTACATGAACATTAAAATAAGGTGTTTGGAAAGAAAACAGATGGCAGTGTTACCAAGGTTGATCCACTAAAGGGTCATAGAACATAAGTAGGAGTCAAGGTTCTAAAACATGCAAAATCTATAATATTGTTGTGTCTATTGCTATTTTTATTagctttttatatatattttcacTTTGCACGATCCTAAACAATTTGATGCTTGGCATTAATTAGTCAATTGATGATAACACCAGCTGAGTAGTGTTTTACCATTAGTGGACTGCTTACTTGATTTGATTATAATGATAATATTAAGTTTACCAGTGGGATCATCAATGGACTGGTTAGCTGTTACAAGTTGACCGATGTACAACAATTGATTAGGCCGTCAAAAACATTAAGTTCTTATTTGGTCCCAAGTCAACTCAACAATTGACTCTTATTGATCAATTAATAATCGATTCCTACAATCCAACGATCAACCAATACTTTAACTATGACCAATTTTAAGTTCGATTATTGTGCCTTAAATGAGAGTCTACTCCTCACTCTCAATTTACATCGTCCTTCGGGCTTCTTTAGTGTATCATTGCTCCAAATCTCCTCGTCCACTGTCGAATattcatgtcatccttctctaATTTCATGGACCTTGAGTAGTCTTCCcctatgtcttggccatttgcactaataacTAGTAGTCATCTGTgttttacctcctctgtgttggtctagggacggattgacggaGGCACTGAGGGCGAGCGAATTACCTTTTGCCACATGGACCTTGAGTAGTCCAATCACGAAACCATAGCTGATCCAAGTCTCCATGTGTGTTTGCATTTAAGCCCTGAAAATGGACCTTAAGCCATCGAGTCACCCAACTCTGCCCCCGCCAAGTCTTCATGTGTTAGTATTATGTCATGCATTACTTCATACACATGTTTCATCAAGATACTCCTAACTTAAACTTGCCTAAACTGTTAAAACCATGATTACTCTTGATCAATAAGGCATGATCACgccattaaaattaaataagaatTAGTAAAAGCTTTACCTAAAATATTGTATCATAAGGATAAATTATGTGATgctaataaaaagataaataaactaGAATTAGTTACAAATCTAAGAACATAGTAAGTACTATAAGACGCTTAGTATTAATACATTTAGTATTAATAGATAATCATGATATTTTATCATTTAATAACAATAAGTATGGCTTAATTATTGTTAACAACTATAGTAAATTTGCTTGGGTAATTTTTTAAATCCTTATAAATTGTATTTAAAAAGTAGAAACAAAATCTGAATACCTAGAGATCATGATGGAGAATTTAAAATTAttgattttgataaattttataaagataaagtCTATATCCATGAATTTCTTTACCTAAAACATCACAACAAAATAGTGTTAAAGAGTCTTCTCTTTGGAGATATTACCAAAGATAGGAACTTTACTGAATTTGAAAAATACCAAAATTAAATTGACTTCGAGATGACTTGAACTGATGAGCTGTTTGGGATGTCTGAGCCACCTAAAAGGTTGAATTGTCTTGTATGACCGAGCCAAGCTATGCTACCGAGTGCCTAACTGATCAAGTCCGACCTAGCCGAGTGTCGAGCTAGGTCGAGTGCCGAGGTAAGCCGAGGTAAGTCTAGTTCTTGAGAGTTGTTGAGCTAGCTAAGTGCTAAGTTGTTGAGTGCCTAAGTTGGCCGAGTTGCCGAGCTGGCTTAGTTGTCGAGCTAGCAGAGTCATCAAGTCACTGAGTTTACCGAGTCGCTAAGTGCTCGAGATGAGCTATCGAGTGCTTGAGCTAATGGTAGAGTCCAAACAAGAAGGCTACGTCCTCTTTGAATGCgaacaggaagggcatatggccaagcagtgtccaaacaagatcagtcttcctcagccacagccgattcagtatggaggccagccagctcagttacatcagatgcaggccgcgttagatggtccacatatcagccagggcagattagaagctcctccagctatgaccaatgcgaggatttactcactcaccagagaggacgtagcaaatgcctcgacagttgttacaggtcagattagtatttttcagcaaataacaactgtcttattcgatactggggcaacccattcttatatagccagggcattcgcaaacaagttagcaatacctccagaggtactcagtagtcagtttctgacgacattaccttcggaagaaattatggcatctacgcactggctcagagcagtatcaGTTACTATagtagacagagagctcttttgcaatctgatagtgctagatatgactgactacgatgtcatctttggaatggacttcctgatcagatatggtgcttccatagagtgccgtaaacagaaagtcgtattccaacctgaagcagaagcacagtttgaatacatcggggaaccaaggagaaaggccaagaagtttctctcagctctgaaggcacagaggttgatggattcaggatgtacggggttcttagcacacgtagtcagtaccagtcacaacagctagcagaggtccgagtcgtatgtgactacccagcagtcttccctgaagagttaccaggcctagcaccagacagggagatcgaatttgagatagagctcatccccggtacaaatcctatctccaaagcaccttaccgcatggctccagcagaactgaaagaacttcatgagcaactacaggagctgcttgacaaaggcttcatacgccctagtcactcaccatggggagcacctgtattattcgtgaagaagaaggacgggagcatgcgcctgtacatagattacagagcactgaaccaagtcacaatcaagaacaggtatcctcttcccagaatagatgacctgtttgatcagctaaagggagcagcagtgttctctaaaatagacctcagatcaggttatcattaggtgaaagtcaaggaaggggatatacccaagacaacattcaggactagatacggacattacaagtttgtagtcatgccctttgacatgacaaatgctccaggtactttcatggacctcataaacagggtattcagagaatatttagataagttcgttatcgtgttcatcgatgacattcttatctattcaggaactcaggaagaacacgcataacacctgaaaatagtattgcagacccttcagcagaatcagctgtacgccaagttcacaaaatgtgaattttggctaggtcaggtgtccttcctgggtcacatcatctcaaaagatggtatcatggtagaccccagtaagatagaagctgtgagcaactggaaaagacccaagaatgccagtgagatcagaagctttctgggattagcaggttactacaggaaattcgtagaggacttctccaggatagcctccccactgacagaaagaacagaaagtttcagtggacctaggactgtgagaacagtttcagcgagctgaaaaagagattgaccagtgcacctattctagctctaccagagaacacagacagcttcgacatttatagtgatgcctctaagttgggactaggagcagtgctgatgcaagatggcaaggtgatcgcttacgcctccagacaactcaaggattatgagaagaactatcctactcatgaccttgagtttgCAGCAGTAgtattcgctctcaaaatttggagacattacttgtatatagctcagtgcagagtgtatacagatcatcaaagtctgaagtacttcttcactcagaaggatctgaatatccgacagcgcagatggctagagctggtcaaagactacgacatagatatcctctaccacccaggaaaagtgaatagggtagcagacgccctcagcaggaagtccagcgctaccctattatctctagcagccatgtcaccgcccctacagaaggagatctcatatttcggtctcgagctcatagtcggacagctctctactatgacattagagtctaccttgc encodes the following:
- the LOC122040207 gene encoding protein TIFY 10b-like; the protein is MVDQRTTVSNKGQKPKFSKTCRLLSQYLKEMGSLRGLALPMAPVGKSLAPTATMNLLPGVGASREDQTENHQKREPLKSTDLFPHNYGFDSEIKLTPKGQLTIFYGGRVLVFDDYPQDKAKNLMHMARKVNTIGAQHFCFSTADCHPKLDSTSLPASSAAPVAATLQVSLSMAIESDMPLARRNSLHRFLEKRKYRICAKAPYQIRGFPASAIEADPESSQSWLNLGTANSRH